One Stenotrophomonas sp. SAU14A_NAIMI4_5 DNA segment encodes these proteins:
- the xerD gene encoding site-specific tyrosine recombinase XerD gives MAVISTPAERRQLVTQLPELRADDSVRIQRFLDAIWAENGLARATLDSYRRDLEGLARWMDGREGGLAGIERPGLLDYLAWRTRHGWSPRSNARLLSALRAFFADGVRRGERSEDPSALLDPPKLPRLLPKALAESQIDALLAAPDIESPLGLRDRAMLELMYAAGLRVSELVLLPATAVNLRQGVLRVTGKGSKERLVPLGEESQHWLERYLQQSRPQLVGKGKVHALADGQTPLFIEPSLHALTRQAFWHLVKRHAQVAGIDPARISPHGLRHSFATHLLNRGADLRALQMLLGHSSLSTTQIYTLVAREHLQKLHARHHPRG, from the coding sequence ATGGCCGTCATTTCCACCCCTGCCGAACGCCGCCAGCTGGTTACCCAGCTGCCGGAACTGCGCGCCGACGACAGCGTGCGCATCCAGCGCTTCCTCGATGCGATCTGGGCCGAGAACGGCCTGGCCCGCGCCACCCTGGACAGCTACCGGCGCGACCTGGAAGGGCTCGCGCGCTGGATGGATGGCCGCGAGGGCGGCCTGGCCGGCATCGAACGCCCGGGCCTGCTCGATTACCTGGCCTGGCGCACCCGCCATGGCTGGTCGCCGCGCAGCAACGCGCGCCTGCTGTCGGCGCTGCGCGCGTTCTTCGCCGATGGGGTGCGCCGCGGCGAGCGCAGCGAAGACCCCAGCGCGCTGCTGGACCCGCCCAAGCTGCCCCGGCTGCTGCCCAAGGCGCTGGCCGAAAGCCAGATCGACGCTCTGCTGGCCGCGCCGGACATCGAGAGTCCGCTGGGCCTGCGCGACCGCGCCATGCTGGAACTGATGTATGCCGCCGGCCTGCGCGTGAGCGAGCTGGTGCTGCTGCCGGCCACCGCGGTCAACCTGCGCCAGGGCGTGCTGCGGGTGACCGGCAAGGGCAGCAAGGAGCGCCTGGTGCCGCTGGGCGAGGAATCGCAGCATTGGCTGGAACGCTACCTGCAGCAGTCGCGGCCGCAGCTGGTGGGCAAGGGCAAGGTGCACGCGCTGGCCGATGGGCAGACGCCGTTGTTCATCGAGCCGAGCCTGCATGCGCTGACCCGGCAGGCGTTCTGGCACCTGGTCAAGCGTCATGCGCAGGTGGCCGGCATCGATCCGGCGCGGATCAGCCCGCACGGCCTGCGCCACAGCTTCGCCACCCACCTGTTGAACCGGGGCGCGGACCTGCGCGCGCTGCAGATGCTGCTGGGCCACAGTTCACTGTCCACCACCCAGATCTACACCCTGGTGGCGCGCGAACACCTGCAGAAGCTGCACGCGCGGCATCACCCGCGCGGCTGA